The sequence below is a genomic window from Cicer arietinum cultivar CDC Frontier isolate Library 1 chromosome 6, Cicar.CDCFrontier_v2.0, whole genome shotgun sequence.
CTTCAAAGGTTCCTTCAGATCTGGGTGTACTTTAAGTTCTAATTCTTTAATCTGACCACCGCTTCCAAGACCATCCACTGGTTCAGTCAGAGTGGCATTGAAACCCTGCAGTTCATAGTAGTGGCAAAACGGTATGATGTTAGTGAAAAGGAACTATAACAATAGCAATTGAGTCAAACATGCCATGAccatttattaaaatttcattcacttcaaataaacctcatttttttcttctttgaacATCCACTTTTTTTATACAGAATAGGGTGGATAATTTGGAACATCACAGACCATTGTTCAATGTTTGGTGATCTAACAGCTTACCAGTATGATTAACCGGTTATTGGATTTTGAGTAACAATCAACTGCCACTTTATTGGGAAGTAATGGAGGAACTTGTCTTGTTCTAAGCTGAGCTTCAACAATGGTATCATTCAGTTCGCTGTATAAAAGAAAACCAGTgtgtttataataaatattcatGAAATGCACAAGTAACATTGAACACCATAAAAGTTAAGGCCAAAATCTAGATATATAAATCAACTAAAATAGTTATTTCCATTCTCAAAGACAGAATATCCATTATTACTTTGACACTAATGTGATCTACTATACTCACACTGTAAGTTCATACTCAtctaaaattgaaatgtttGAAAAAATACGAGAAAGAAACTGCTAAAACTTTTgttctaaatatttttacagGAACATATCTCGACTCTGATGATATtacatatgcatctcataaaacatattttctcAACTTCTACTGGCATGTCATGCTAGCTATAGCAGGGCACGGTCCTTGTCAAAACAATGGAATGCAAAATCGGTTATTAGCAGTCTCAAGGTCATTTCTAACTGTTCCACCTCATCCATTCTACTGCAGATAGGAAGGACTGTAGGTTTACAAGGAAAAATAGGCAAGGAATAAAActaattcaagaaaaacaaaatgcaagcATTGTTGCAGGATTAAAACCTCACAAAAGTTGCAGCCCATTCTTGTGATGTATGAGTTGTTACATGCTTGAAATTAAACTGATGCCGTTTTTCTCTTTCGTCAGCTGGCATATCCAAAGCATAACCAATAGAAGCAGCAACCTCTGTGATGTTCCATGGATTTACCAAGATAGCACCAGCACCAAGTGACTGTGCTGCACCTGCAAACtgataacatataaataattcaatttttttgaatcTCAATCACCTAGtagtttttatattaaaataactagAGATATACAAATTTAGTTATCTTTTCTAAAAACAGTATTGTCAGGAATACATGTACTGATATGGTAGGAGATATTTTCTACTATCTGGTCTTGTTAAAGTCTAATAAACCATATCCTTTTCTATCTGTCACTCAAGACCCATTTTTATAACATGTATTCCAAGTAATAAACAACaagaacaaaaatatcatacttaatttaaacaaaaataaaaaatatatcaacatagtataacaaacatccAAATGATAGTGATTTAAATTGCAGTCTCCTAGCAAATCCAGTTCCCTCATCAAAAGCAACCACTCCATTTTACCCTACCTTTTTCTGCTGACACattgttttacaatttttaagtgTCACTGCTGCACTTAGTCAATTTTTAACCTATTCTCATATACTAGAGTAATTAAAACATCAGAATATCCAACTGATGCAACTAATAAAGAAGACATAAAAAAGAAGCGAGTTACCTCACTTAAAATGAGAACTCCCTTCTTGGAAGCTTGACACGCAACAAATTCATAGCTGACAAGATTCATTCCATCCCTTAATGATGTAACAAGGGCTACATCtaaacaagaggacaagtttGGAAAGATTAtgaagttttcaaataaatcataaaagaaTGTCCTATGGTTTACAGCTAGGGCCTTTCACCAGATCAATATCACACTgctaaaatataaaactattattaattagaAGGACAACGTGGACTATATGTTGTATAATTATAATACAGTAGAAAATTAGTACCAGTAGCAGCATAGAGTGCACACAATGCATGAAAGTCAAGTGACCGATCCTGCAATCATTGAAAAAGATGGTTCATAAATCTTCACATTATCAcataaataaaagtaacaaaggTTTTCATCATGATCTGAAATAAATGTATGCATTCACTTAATTTGTCATATCTTCCGAGAGCAAGGtcaatatttaaaatcttagCAACAGAGGCagttcatttaatttaataattaataattgcaTTTCATTTAGAGGAATTATCTGACAAGTTTTGTGTTTTCAAATTTCATCCAAGCTCATGAATCATGATATTGCACAGCTTTGTCAAGTACTGAGCAAGAAATATATATCTACAACCAACCATAAGGAAATATTTAAAACACCAACCAGATGGTGTATTGGGACAGCAGTAAGTGTTCCGAATCTTCCATTGATGCGTCCTACAATTTCATGCACCTGACTCGTAAGCTTTTGATCTGTCAAAGCATTAAGTGAAAAATATCACAACTAATATAGGAAAAGCAGTTTCTCAACCATGAAAGCAAgccaataaataaaataagatacaAGAGTCTAAATCAATGAAACAAAAAATGCTTCAATAGATAATTTACATGCCTAAAGAAGTAACATACATTCAGGAACATTTGTCCTTGTAGGTACAGCAATTTGCAGCAAGACAACTTTATCGCGCCAATGAGAATTCTCCTCGAGGAACTTCTCAAATGCTAAAATTTTCTGAGGAATTCCTTTTATCATATCAAGACGATCAACACCCAACATTACCTGTCCATTTGATTATAAGGACAAAGTGATTCAAAATGAAGCACATTTATCAGAAACAAGCAGATGCGGAAACAGAAGCAAGAAACCAAGGAATGATCTCAACTTATCAAACGTTGAGCTTAAGACTTTGGCATATGCAGCTCTTACCTTTCGGCCTGCAAATCTTTCTTTCAATTCTTTCATGCGATTCTGGACTTCAGGAAGGTCAAGGGCTCGAATAAATCTTTCGGAATCAATTCCAATAGGAAACTGAAGTTTCACACtcccaaaaataaaacattgtCATCATGAGAAGGAAAATCGGGGAATGCATATTCATTGATGAAATTATGTAATGCTGCTAACTCCACTGTTAAGTGTGTATAATTAGAAAAGATAGAAAATATGCGCAGATATACCGCAGCCACACGAGTTAGCTTCCCTTGATCCTCAACTCCTTCTGGTGTACCTTCTATCCCAAGAATTCGAGTACAAGCACTTACAAAATGCCTAGCATAATCGTAAGTATGAAATCTGTGAACCGATGAATGTAAGTATTAGAACAGTAACATTAGATAAAATGTTTTCAGTTCCTAAATATAATTTCCTTACTAACCTCTTGATATTTTTGAAGTGCACTCAATATGCAATAATAGTAAATCTCTAGATATATGGACTTATCACACTGTCTACACCTTActttgttaaatttaatttacttgtTCTAAGTGCATGCCTATTTACCAAATTAATTTATCCAGTATATGTAATACTATAATCAACATCAAGTTGGTAACTTGTTCAAAATCTGACCATACATATAGCACAGAAAACATATCGCTTTCATAAAAAGTACCACTTACCCGACCAGATCAGCGGCAAGTACAGATCTCAAAAGTTCTGATCTTGATGGCAGAGTCCTATGTATTTCTGAGGAAGGAAAAGGTGTATGGAGAAACCATCCAACTTTCATTTTGTCATTGTATTCTTTCAAACATCTTGGAAGAAACATTAGGTGGTAATCATGGCACCAAACAACATCTCCATCCTCATAATGTTTATTCACTACATCAGCAAACATTTGGTTCGCCTTCTTATACGCGTCGAACTGAGTTTGGAAACTGCGAGTGGTAGCGAGTCTATCCTCTTGTGGAAGTCCAAGGTAATGAAATAGTGGCCACAAGATGTTGTTGCAATAACCATTGTAGTACTCATTAACTATCTCCTCATCAAGAAACACAGGGATGCATCGCTACAGTTAACAAATTCATAACTAAAAGCTTGATTATAGCTACAATGATAAGAGATCATACGTATATCTTCATGCTTTTGAATTACTAAGGTTCTGTTAatattgtgaaaatattttttgttttcattttctaaaatgtgTCTATTTTAACTTGCTAATAAGAAAATTAGAGATTCTTGAAGTGAACCATTGTGATGAAGTGAAGATAAAATGCTATCTAGCGATGACGCATTTCTGGAAATAATGAAAATTGTTTTTTCgacattttcattgtttctgAAAATACATACAGTTGTTCACTTCAAGAGTCTCTTATTTACTTGTTAACaagtaaaattaacacaaattttagaaaatgaaaatagaaaacattTTCACATATCCTAAATTTTCACAAACTTTAACTACGAGTTGAACAATATTCAATACCATTTCAGCTAAAGCTTTAGTCAAAGCTCTTTGTCCAACTTCATCAGGCACATTCACACCAGCCCACCCAATCCATCTGGTGTCAAATTCCTTTACACCTTCAACACAAACAACAAACTTCATACAACACTTCACTctacaaatagaaaatatacaATCTATTTCTCCAAATAATAGGCATCATTAGAAAGTTTTGAAGATAAATAACTATCATTGTTGTAATCCATAAGATCACCAACAAAGATAATCATTAAAGAATCAACAAGAGTTGGTAACATGATTCTCCCCAGGAAAAGAACCCGAGTTTGATTCCTATTTCATGGTGAGTTAACAACAAGAAAAAGATAATCATTAAGTAAGAAAGAACATACCTGAATTACAATAGATatagaataaaaaacaaatgaataaaaagaataaaaaccaATTGATGCAAAGGTGACAAACATTTTTCTTGCCTAAAAGTGCACTGACTAGGCCACCAACACTGATCTCAAGGTGATATGAATCCACACCCTCCCTAACAGCAGAGACAGGCAACCTATTAGCTACCACCAACAAACGTTGTTTGCGAGGCCTCTCGTCCGCAACCGCCGTTTCCGCGAACTCTTCCTCATTTTGAACATCATTCTCACTTATGAATGAATCATTGTATTCTGCATCTTTATTGCCATCAATATACCTGCTCGATTTCCTTAACTCTCTTTCTCTCAAAAGCCTTTCCAATCTTGATCTTGGTGTTAAAGGAGGACAGTAATTGTTCCCTGGCATACGCTTAGcctgaaattttcaaaaatctttTTGCACTTCTTTTATCATCCAAAACAAAAGTAACAATTGGAAATGCTCAATCACATTCTGAATCAAACACAGAAATAGTTGCACCACACTCGAATTAAGTTTGCTGAGTTTGTCACATTCTAACTATGAAACACTCTTACAGGCACAAACATACATCACACATGACATTAACACTGGTACGTCGACACCgataataatttacaaaaaaaaattaattgaatataatcaaattatcaattattatcaattatgatTGTGGTGTGGAATGCCGGGGCATGACTACCATTCTATTCATTTAGCATTTACATAACCAGCAATCTATGATCCACGTACTATATTGTCAATTACCATGGCTAAATGTATTAATTCATAGGTTGAAAGTTGAAACAACGTTTACGATCATGCACTTATTGCTAGAAGCCAAGAATATGAATTGTAACGTTTATAACGTAACCACATTAGAGAAATAGAAGGACTAGGGTAACAAAATTAGGCAATTTGATCAACCGTGATAATagaattacaaaaaatataacaaaaattacctGATGATGATTAGAAGAATGCAGATCTTTTGATGAGATGAATTCAGTTTGTCACATTAAATTGATCGATTGATGTATCCGCAATACATACGTACATAACATGGCATTGTACAAGAAATTAATATTGAGTTTAAGGGCTTCTGTAGCTACATGCAGATTACAATTAACAACAAACAAAACATATGATTAATCTTCGATTATTATCATTGTTAGTGTAGTAGTATTAGATTAACCTACATTTATCTGCTATTGCCTATTGTCTATTCCCTATTGCCATACACcaaatgtaactttttttttccttccttttgaATCACTAAAGATAGTGCGTTACTATTAAACTGAAAATAAAATGGTATGGGTCCCATGGagatcttattattattattattattattattattattattattattattattgttattgttattattattattaatattattattgttattgttattattattattattaataatatataaaaggagactcaattatttattggAGGGATATATTACTCTTCTTTTATTTGTCTAAGTCTAGTGAGTTGATGAATAGTAACTTATACATGGATTATAAATctcaattaattttcttaaaaataggTCATTCtgacaatttttttagaaaaaaaaattcgcGAGTTTAAaccattgaaaaataaataattttttaaatatctcaaatatatttttaattttgttaaattccATTAATTTTGACGAATTTGAAATACTCttaaattaaatgtatttttttttttgggtaaatattataatgtctcttttttttttggtataaaatatattaaatattcttttaatcatatatttaaagataatctaataatattattcaattaaccaattcaaataacatatattatattGGACAGTGATAGcaatactttttaattataaactttttattatattctCTTAAAATATTCACATAAGTCGTACTAAATCATATAGATttcatataaatttgatgagattcatgtgaattttaattaatcaaagtgaatatattaaaaaatatgtattaaagaGTGTGTCGTTagcattattataaaattattacttttgagTTAAGTGTTTTCaaacttaaaataattcatttaaagtaactaaaaaaatattaaacttatactacaataaatttaatttaaaatttaaaaatataatacaaaaatatatcaaatgcaTGGTTTGCCAACgtgtttttgttatttgagAGAGTGGGAGGCTATGCCCCCATTCCACATTAACTAATTTCGTCCTCTAGCCACTCTACTATGTAGGAATAGTTCCCACCTTTCCATATTATATGCTCAAATAGTAACTTAACATGTTCAAACACTTTTATGTATGTACCTGATTTATTTCTCTATCATAAcaacatatattaattaatccAAGAACATTTGTAATGGAGTGCATATCCATTTAGAGATAGTactatatataaatagatactctCATTGGATTGGATGTCAATATAGGTTATGGACAAATACAGATCTAAGAAACTATCAAACGAggctaaattttttttatacataaaataaagttacgatagatatattttgaaaagaaaaataaaataaaatagttatataaaatataaataatatatttaatagacaataaatatgtaacaaatgattatttttaatgacggaaatctaagaaaaataaaaattaataatgtatgtaataatatcattatatgtgtgtagtattaattaattatatgaaaacttagtatgcaatatatatgtatataagaGGGACCCTAATCCATCGGTGTtcctctaaatttatttttatttacagtGATTCATGTCATTTACTAAATAACTgagtcaaattttatttttcataaaaaatgatATCGTATTTATGTCTGtgataaattttatgttattaagtATGTTAGTAAAAAGGTactgtaaattaattttttgaagcTGCTGAATTGGATGAAATGCATTATTAAGTCCTCaagtttaaaatgaaaaaatggtGATATATAGAAGCGAGGCTGACTAAAAATGTTAGGAAAAGTTTACATACTTAATACAATAAGTTATTTGGATATAACAAACTCTTCTTTGATGCTAAGGTAGGTATTTGCTAGCAGTTTCATTCTCTTCCAAAGTTAATGGTACTTTGAGCATTTCTCACATGATCCTTAATTAATCTCCCAATTATCTGAATTAGGCGGGGCCTAACTGCGTCAATATAACAGCAAAGCATGGTTCGAAAATTGCATCACATTTCCCCTGGACAGTGTTCATAATTACGACCATGTGGTGGGTTACATTATCAAAATAGATAGCTTCCACCTATCTGTACTCCAATTCTTCTCATCTTCCAATTATAGAAACAACTAAAGCTTTTTAATTCTAATTAGACTCCCTAAAAATGCACTAATATTAATTCTAGTACAAATAACTATATATTTCTGCCATATTTAGAAATATTGCGTGTCTACTAAGTTGATGTAAATACATCCGagatttaaatcaattactGTTGACTCGTTTGTATCTCATTCATATCTTAAAATAAAGATCAGAAGTAGTACATTTGAATACTTCAAATTTTCAACACTTATTTAATACttcattttttctatatatttctTTTCCGGTCACATTAGTGACATATCATATATACTTGTATCACATTACCctctttatttctttatttcttaaggACTATATTGGATGGAtgaatattcaaaaataattatttttattgatatgcAATCAATATAAAATACTCCCTCGATTATAATAAACAACCAtttcaatcaattaaaaaaattgtatgaatagaaaagataaaatattaagtttaCTAAATTAATATGAGAAGATAGTCAATTGAAAGGGATGCATGCAACATCAATTACAAGGTTTaactgaaataaataaataaataaataaatattacatttataattgaaagaatTGTTTATTTTGTGACAAAAATGGATCCCCCATGCTAGCATGGTTTCAAGATCACTATTATTTCAATGTGAATT
It includes:
- the LOC101511455 gene encoding alpha,alpha-trehalose-phosphate synthase [UDP-forming] 1-like isoform X2 → MPGNNYCPPLTPRSRLERLLRERELRKSSRYIDGNKDAEYNDSFISENDVQNEEEFAETAVADERPRKQRLLVVANRLPVSAVREGVDSYHLEISVGGLVSALLGVKEFDTRWIGWAGVNVPDEVGQRALTKALAEMRCIPVFLDEEIVNEYYNGYCNNILWPLFHYLGLPQEDRLATTRSFQTQFDAYKKANQMFADVVNKHYEDGDVVWCHDYHLMFLPRCLKEYNDKMKVGWFLHTPFPSSEIHRTLPSRSELLRSVLAADLVGFHTYDYARHFVSACTRILGIEGTPEGVEDQGKLTRVAAFPIGIDSERFIRALDLPEVQNRMKELKERFAGRKVMLGVDRLDMIKGIPQKILAFEKFLEENSHWRDKVVLLQIAVPTRTNVPEYQKLTSQVHEIVGRINGRFGTLTAVPIHHLDRSLDFHALCALYAATDVALVTSLRDGMNLVSYEFVACQASKKGVLILSEFAGAAQSLGAGAILVNPWNITEVAASIGYALDMPADEREKRHQFNFKHVTTHTSQEWAATFVSELNDTIVEAQLRTRQVPPLLPNKVAVDCYSKSNNRLIILGFNATLTEPVDGLGSGGQIKELELKVHPDLKEPLKKLSDDPKTTIVVLSGSGRAVLDKNFGEYNMWLAAENGMFLRLTSSEWMTTMPENLNMDWVDSVKHVFEYFTERTPRSHFELRETSIIWNYKYADVEFGRLQAKDLLQHLWTGPISNASLDVVQGGRSVEVRAVGVSKGAAIDRILGEIVHNKGMKEPIDYVLCIGHFLAKDEDVYKFFEPELPSESSPMARAMISNSYRPSSLPRFSASKSGSKASHYKKQRSLSNIEIDRASDRASAWRQTGRDRISLNEGSSVLDLKGDNYFSCAVARKRSSARYLLKTSHDIVSLLSDLADHSSSPST
- the LOC101511455 gene encoding alpha,alpha-trehalose-phosphate synthase [UDP-forming] 1-like isoform X1, which produces MKFVVCVEGVKEFDTRWIGWAGVNVPDEVGQRALTKALAEMRCIPVFLDEEIVNEYYNGYCNNILWPLFHYLGLPQEDRLATTRSFQTQFDAYKKANQMFADVVNKHYEDGDVVWCHDYHLMFLPRCLKEYNDKMKVGWFLHTPFPSSEIHRTLPSRSELLRSVLAADLVGFHTYDYARHFVSACTRILGIEGTPEGVEDQGKLTRVAAFPIGIDSERFIRALDLPEVQNRMKELKERFAGRKVMLGVDRLDMIKGIPQKILAFEKFLEENSHWRDKVVLLQIAVPTRTNVPEYQKLTSQVHEIVGRINGRFGTLTAVPIHHLDRSLDFHALCALYAATDVALVTSLRDGMNLVSYEFVACQASKKGVLILSEFAGAAQSLGAGAILVNPWNITEVAASIGYALDMPADEREKRHQFNFKHVTTHTSQEWAATFVSELNDTIVEAQLRTRQVPPLLPNKVAVDCYSKSNNRLIILGFNATLTEPVDGLGSGGQIKELELKVHPDLKEPLKKLSDDPKTTIVVLSGSGRAVLDKNFGEYNMWLAAENGMFLRLTSSEWMTTMPENLNMDWVDSVKHVFEYFTERTPRSHFELRETSIIWNYKYADVEFGRLQAKDLLQHLWTGPISNASLDVVQGGRSVEVRAVGVSKGAAIDRILGEIVHNKGMKEPIDYVLCIGHFLAKDEDVYKFFEPELPSESSPMARAMISNSYRPSSLPRFSASKSGSKASHYKKQRSLSNIEIDRASDRASAWRQTGRDRISLNEGSSVLDLKGDNYFSCAVARKRSSARYLLKTSHDIVSLLSDLADHSSSPST